The proteins below are encoded in one region of Elgaria multicarinata webbii isolate HBS135686 ecotype San Diego chromosome 8, rElgMul1.1.pri, whole genome shotgun sequence:
- the B3GALNT1 gene encoding UDP-GalNAc:beta-1,3-N-acetylgalactosaminyltransferase 1 — translation MNLKTAMSMTCLKYFFFGLTVISVVLMTWFMVFSSHTGIEHIDYVYFYSHEPVYKQNFLFTLRERLKCEDNKPFLVILVTSRPTDVKVRQAIRKTWGSEKSWWGNKILTLFLLGKGEGIDDNAALSIEDESILYGDILQQDFLDTYSNLTLKTVMAFRWLTEFCSNAQYVMKTDSDVFINMGNLMKLLNSSTSENFITGYPLIEKPAHRGFYWKTFISFDEYPFKVYPPYLSGLGYVLDTGLAQQVYGMMSHVKPIKFEDVYVGICLGILGVNITVLDDVDLFFLYPISFDSCKYKHLIAVHGISPQEMLAFWQEITRETSIPCH, via the coding sequence ATGAATTTGAAGACTGCTATGTCTATGACATGcttgaaatattttttctttgGTTTGACTGTTATCTCTGTTGTATTAATGACATGGTTTATGGTATTCTCCTCCCACACTGGGATAGAACATATAGATTATGTGTATTTTTATAGCCATGAACCAGTCTACAAGCAGAATTTCCTCTTCACGCTACGTGAGCGATTAAAATGTGAAGACAACAAACCATTTCTGGTCATCTTGGTGACTTCAAGACCTACAGATGTAAAGGTGAGACAAGCAATTAGGAAAACCTGGGGCTCTGAAAAATCTTGGTGGGGGAACAAGATTCTGACACTGTTTTTACTGGGCAAAGGAGAAGGAATCGATGATAATGCAGCCTTATCCATAGAAGACGAAAGCATTCTTTATGGGGACATCCTCCAGCAAGACTTCCTTGACACCTACAGTAACCTGACCTTGAAAACTGTCATGGCGTTCAGGTGGCTTACTGAGTTTTGTTCCAATGCTCAGTATGTTATGAAGACAGATTCCGATGTTTTCATCAACATGGGCAACTTAATGAAGCTTCTAAATTCAAGTACCTCGGAAAACTTCATTACTGGCTACCCTTTAATAGAAAAGCCTGCTCACAGAGGATTTTATTGGAAAACCTTTATTTCTTTTGACGAATACCCATTTAAGGTGTATCCTCCATACCTCAGTGGACTAGGTTATGTCCTTGATACTGGATTGGCTCAACAGGTTTATGGAATGATGAGCCATGTCAAACCTATTAAATTTGAAGATGTCTATGTTGGGATTTGTTTAGGTATACTTGGTGTGAACATCACTGTTCTGGACGATGTCGACCTCTTCTTTTTATACCCAATTAGCTTCGATAGTTGTAAATACAAGCACTTGATTGCAGTACATGGCATATCGCCACAGGAAATGCTTGCATTCTGGCAGGAAATAACGAGAGAGACTTCAATTCCTTGTCATTGA